The sequence below is a genomic window from Aureispira sp. CCB-E.
AACTCATCAATGCTTGGTCTTCTTATGATTGGGCAAACTCTGTTTATAATTTAATTGTTACCACGGCTATTTTTCCTAAATACTACGAAAGTGTTACAGAAGCGGCATTTGGAGGCGAAATTGTTCCATTTTTTGGGATTAAAATCTCCAGTTCTGTTTTGTTTACTTATGCTATCTCTTTTTCCTTTTTAGTCATTGTCATTACCTCTCCTATTTTGTCTGGCATTGCGGATTATATTGGTGGAAAAAAGCGGTTCATGCAATTTTTCACCTACTTGGGGGCTGCCTCTTGTATGGGTTTGTATTTTTTTGATGGTCCCAATATCGAGTACGGAATTATGTGTTCGGTATTAGCTAGTGTAGGTTATGCAGGATCTTTGGTTTTTTATAATGGTTTTCTGCCTGAGATAGCAACCCCTGATAGAATGGATAGTGTTAGTGCAAGAGGCTTTACTTTTGGTTATATTGGAAGTGTTATTTTATTAATCATTAATCTCCTGTTCATCATTTTCCCAGACACATTTGGCTTTGATGGCGTGAATACTGCTACCAAATTTGGTTTTTTGTTGGTAGGACTTTGGTGGTTAGGCTTTGCTCAAATTGCTTTTTATCACCTAAAGGATCAACCTACAGGAAATAAAATGTCTTCCCAAGTCTTAGGACGTGGCATCAAAGAACTCCGAAAAGTATTTGTGCAAGTCAAGGCTAGACCAACAATGAAAAAGTTCTTACTTTCCTTCTTCTTCTACAGTATGGGCGTATTAACCGTCATGCTTTTAGCTCCTTTATTTGCTTCTCAAGTTATGGACATCACCTTTGTTGAAATGATTGTTGTTGTACTCATTCTTCAAATTTTGGCTATTGTTGGTGCTTATTTCTTTTCTTGGGTATCGAGCAAAAAAGGTAGCCGCTTTGCTATTAGCACTATTTTGGTCATATGGGTAGGCATTTGTATTGTTTGCTATTTCCTTACCATTAAAGTTGGCTTTTATATTTTAGCTGGAATTTTAGGATTAGGAATGGGAGGTGTACAATCTATTTCTCGCTCTACTTATTCTAGGTTAATCCCTAAAGCGACCAAAGACACGGCTTCGTTCTTTAGCTTTTTTGACATCACAGAGAAATTA
It includes:
- a CDS encoding MFS transporter — translated: MEKNSKKLINAWSSYDWANSVYNLIVTTAIFPKYYESVTEAAFGGEIVPFFGIKISSSVLFTYAISFSFLVIVITSPILSGIADYIGGKKRFMQFFTYLGAASCMGLYFFDGPNIEYGIMCSVLASVGYAGSLVFYNGFLPEIATPDRMDSVSARGFTFGYIGSVILLIINLLFIIFPDTFGFDGVNTATKFGFLLVGLWWLGFAQIAFYHLKDQPTGNKMSSQVLGRGIKELRKVFVQVKARPTMKKFLLSFFFYSMGVLTVMLLAPLFASQVMDITFVEMIVVVLILQILAIVGAYFFSWVSSKKGSRFAISTILVIWVGICIVCYFLTIKVGFYILAGILGLGMGGVQSISRSTYSRLIPKATKDTASFFSFFDITEKLAIVIGSFAFGFINQITGSMRNSMLFMTLFFIIGIIILQVTDLESDMKKVAEADEFDNPWDDVLEDILDD